A section of the Candidatus Thioglobus autotrophicus genome encodes:
- a CDS encoding CbbQ/NirQ/NorQ/GpvN family protein: MSDFDINQFKIESEPFYEAQSNEAELYTAAYNARFPVMVKGPTGCGKSRFIEYMAYKLDKPIITVSCNEDITASDLIGRYLLDSNGTRWVDGPLTLAARHGAICYLDEIVEARQDTMVVIHSLTDHRRELMLDKKGELVKAHPDFQLVISYNPGYQSLMKDLKQSTKQRFTGMDFDYASAELEASIVVKESDVDADTAAKLVKLAETTRNLVGHGLDEGASTRLLNYAGTLIAAGVDTKDACHMALVCPITDDAEVRTTMSGAIDAIFG, translated from the coding sequence ATGTCAGATTTCGATATCAATCAATTTAAAATTGAATCAGAGCCGTTTTACGAAGCACAATCAAACGAAGCAGAACTTTATACGGCGGCATACAATGCAAGATTTCCGGTGATGGTTAAAGGTCCAACAGGTTGTGGTAAATCTCGTTTTATTGAGTATATGGCGTATAAGTTAGATAAGCCTATTATTACCGTTTCTTGTAATGAAGATATTACCGCTTCAGATCTAATTGGTCGCTACTTGTTGGATTCTAATGGTACTCGTTGGGTAGATGGTCCTTTAACATTAGCAGCGCGTCATGGCGCTATTTGTTATTTAGATGAAATCGTTGAGGCTCGTCAAGACACCATGGTGGTTATTCACTCATTAACGGATCATCGTCGTGAATTAATGTTGGATAAAAAAGGCGAACTTGTTAAGGCACACCCTGATTTCCAATTAGTGATCTCATATAACCCTGGTTATCAGTCACTCATGAAAGATCTTAAGCAATCAACCAAGCAGCGTTTTACAGGTATGGACTTTGACTATGCTTCAGCTGAATTGGAAGCGTCAATTGTTGTTAAGGAATCGGATGTAGATGCAGATACTGCCGCTAAATTGGTTAAGCTTGCTGAAACCACTCGTAATTTAGTAGGGCATGGATTGGATGAAGGTGCTTCAACGCGTCTTTTAAATTATGCAGGCACGTTGATTGCTGCTGGTGTTGATACTAAGGATGCTTGCCATATGGCATTAGTGTGTCCAATTACAGATGATGCTGAGGTTCGCACAACTATGAGTGGTGCAATTGACGCTATTTTTGGCTAA
- a CDS encoding nitric oxide reductase activation protein NorD → MTEEVQYKPLDCAFESVQAVFALNIEQAVEHLSEASLSEYYEGAEFLAKIGQGDKLSIAFLKTMPWAGEHFGDGSIKKITDFTYNKICRTPNKPAVEKFLDSFIIVVDHIDKDQLDEYLALIEYHLSETTFSIHGIHDTHPSPSLIAMLANINLLLEQLDFKGIYEWINYGLRYFKDHPERQEEYFTLTTADSKAVFQRQRKGLLFSDIERPINLFQQALWKTNFMYAPYSPDFEALEHFHPYLEDEVIRLPDIYSDLNGVNGCKRYMALIAHIIAHHQFTTKIVADNVSPQQRFFTEVFEDARVEYLAIQQYPGLKKLWLSLMPVVDEFDCDDTRQSCLRHRAIMLTRALLDDNHPYQNQIILDYVEKFKELMSRGETTTSDSLSLGLGYLIKTRSASDALGSIYFENTEVSYRDDNRSIWLFIEEFDEEDNIFEHQKKSEDEDDEEVEVIPPHYYDEWDYAYESYKPDWAAVYERLHTHTNASKIDQILDKHSSLVKQLKKVLDLLKPQNKKRVRYQEEGVELDLDIALRSVIDIKNGSQPDTRINVDFEHDSRSVSVLLLLDLSQSLNEVAGSSGQTILELSQEAVSLLAWAVEQLGDNFAIAGFNSDTRQKVMYYHIKGYSEHWDDTVKSRLADLKAEFSTRMGAAIRHGAHYLDMQQSDKKLMLILTDGEPADIDMHDSKALIQDTHKAVQEAQQKGMYPYCISLDKKADEYIADIFGSHYSVIDRIESLPKELPQLFLSLTT, encoded by the coding sequence ATGACCGAAGAAGTTCAATATAAGCCTCTAGATTGCGCATTTGAATCCGTACAAGCCGTTTTTGCCTTAAATATTGAGCAGGCAGTAGAGCACTTATCAGAAGCCAGCCTTAGTGAGTATTATGAGGGTGCTGAGTTTTTGGCTAAAATTGGCCAGGGTGACAAATTATCTATTGCATTTTTAAAAACCATGCCATGGGCGGGTGAGCATTTTGGTGACGGTAGCATTAAAAAAATTACTGATTTCACCTACAATAAAATTTGTAGAACGCCCAACAAACCAGCTGTTGAAAAGTTTCTAGATAGCTTTATTATTGTTGTTGATCATATTGACAAAGATCAGCTAGATGAATATTTAGCATTAATTGAATATCATTTGTCTGAGACAACCTTCTCTATTCATGGTATTCACGACACACATCCATCGCCATCGCTAATAGCAATGCTTGCTAATATTAATTTATTATTAGAGCAACTAGATTTTAAAGGTATTTATGAGTGGATTAATTATGGTCTTAGATATTTTAAAGATCATCCAGAGCGCCAAGAAGAGTATTTTACGTTAACAACGGCTGATTCGAAAGCAGTCTTTCAGCGTCAACGAAAAGGTTTGTTATTTAGTGATATTGAACGTCCTATTAATTTATTCCAGCAAGCTCTATGGAAGACGAATTTTATGTACGCGCCGTATTCACCAGATTTTGAAGCGCTTGAGCATTTTCATCCTTATTTAGAAGATGAAGTTATTCGCTTGCCTGATATTTATAGCGACTTAAATGGTGTTAACGGTTGTAAGCGCTATATGGCATTAATTGCGCATATTATTGCCCATCATCAGTTCACCACAAAAATTGTGGCTGATAACGTCTCACCACAGCAACGATTCTTTACCGAAGTGTTTGAAGATGCACGCGTTGAATATTTAGCCATTCAGCAATATCCAGGTTTGAAAAAACTTTGGTTAAGTTTAATGCCAGTAGTGGACGAGTTTGATTGTGACGATACGAGGCAGTCTTGCCTAAGACACCGAGCCATTATGCTTACTCGCGCATTACTGGATGACAATCATCCGTATCAAAATCAAATTATTTTGGATTATGTTGAAAAGTTCAAAGAATTAATGAGTAGGGGTGAAACAACTACTTCCGATAGTTTAAGTCTTGGCCTTGGTTATTTAATTAAAACTCGAAGTGCGTCTGATGCACTGGGCAGTATTTATTTTGAAAATACTGAGGTTAGCTATCGTGATGACAATCGTTCTATATGGCTGTTCATTGAAGAGTTTGATGAAGAAGATAATATTTTTGAACATCAGAAAAAATCTGAGGATGAAGATGATGAGGAGGTTGAAGTAATTCCGCCACATTATTACGATGAATGGGATTATGCCTATGAATCGTATAAGCCAGATTGGGCGGCGGTTTATGAGCGCTTGCATACACATACGAATGCTTCAAAAATTGATCAAATTTTAGACAAGCATTCATCTTTAGTTAAACAGCTTAAGAAGGTGCTTGATTTGCTTAAACCTCAAAATAAGAAGCGTGTTCGTTATCAGGAAGAAGGTGTTGAGTTGGATTTAGATATTGCACTTCGTAGCGTGATTGATATTAAAAATGGCTCACAGCCGGATACTCGAATTAATGTTGATTTTGAGCATGATTCTCGCAGTGTCTCAGTGCTATTGTTGCTTGACTTATCACAATCACTTAATGAAGTGGCAGGGTCTTCTGGTCAGACCATTTTAGAGCTTTCTCAAGAAGCGGTATCGCTATTGGCTTGGGCGGTGGAACAATTGGGTGATAATTTTGCCATTGCAGGGTTTAATTCAGATACTCGTCAAAAAGTTATGTATTATCACATTAAAGGCTATAGTGAGCATTGGGACGATACGGTTAAATCTAGATTGGCCGACCTTAAGGCTGAGTTTTCAACGCGTATGGGCGCCGCTATTCGTCATGGTGCACATTATCTTGATATGCAGCAAAGCGATAAAAAACTCATGTTAATCCTAACTGATGGCGAGCCTGCTGATATTGATATGCATGATTCAAAAGCTTTGATTCAAGATACGCACAAAGCAGTACAAGAAGCGCAGCAAAAAGGCATGTATCCATATTGCATTAGTTTAGATAAAAAAGCGGATGAGTATATTGCTGATATTTTTGGATCGCATTATTCAGTGATTGATCGTATTGAGTCTCTACCAAAAGAATTACCACAGTTATTTTTATCCTTAACTACATAA
- a CDS encoding form I ribulose bisphosphate carboxylase large subunit, whose amino-acid sequence MAKVYDAGVKDYRETYWMPDYTPLETDILACFKITPQDGVPREEVAAAVAAESSTGTWTTVWTDLLTDLDHYKGRCYAIEDVPGDDTCFYGFVAYPIDLFEEGSVVNVMTSLVGNVFGFKALRALRLEDIRFPIAYVMTCNGPPQGIQLERDIMNKYGRPLLGCTIKPKLGLSAKNYGRACYEGLRGGLDFTKDDENVNSQPFMRWRARFDFVQEAIEKAEAETGERKGHYLNVTAPTSDEMMKRAEYAKEIGSPIIMHDYITGGWSANTQLAQWCQDNGMLLHIHRAMHAVLDRNPHHGIHFRVLTKILRLSGGDHLHSGTVVGKLEGDREATLGWIDIMRDSYIKEDRSRGIFFDQDWGAMPGVIPVASGGIHVWHMPALVNIFGDDSVLQFGGGTLGHPWGNAAGAAANRVAVEACTEARNQGRELEKEGKDILTTAAKHSPELAIAMETWKEIKFEFDTVDKIDAAHK is encoded by the coding sequence ATGGCAAAGGTTTATGATGCGGGTGTTAAAGATTACCGCGAAACATATTGGATGCCGGATTACACACCGTTAGAAACGGATATCCTGGCATGTTTTAAAATCACACCACAAGACGGTGTACCACGTGAAGAAGTAGCAGCGGCAGTAGCAGCTGAGTCTTCTACAGGTACTTGGACTACGGTGTGGACAGATCTATTAACAGATCTTGATCACTATAAAGGTCGTTGTTATGCGATCGAAGACGTACCGGGCGATGATACATGTTTCTACGGTTTTGTTGCTTACCCAATTGATCTTTTTGAAGAAGGTTCAGTTGTAAACGTAATGACATCATTAGTTGGTAACGTATTCGGCTTTAAAGCTCTACGTGCACTTAGACTTGAAGATATCAGATTCCCAATTGCATACGTAATGACTTGTAACGGTCCACCGCAAGGTATCCAGTTAGAGCGTGACATCATGAACAAATACGGTCGTCCTTTATTAGGTTGTACTATTAAGCCTAAGTTAGGTTTATCAGCTAAGAACTATGGTCGTGCATGTTATGAAGGTCTTCGTGGTGGTTTAGACTTCACGAAAGATGATGAAAATGTTAACTCACAGCCGTTCATGCGTTGGAGAGCTCGTTTTGACTTCGTACAAGAAGCTATCGAGAAAGCTGAAGCTGAAACTGGTGAGCGTAAAGGTCACTACCTAAACGTTACTGCGCCGACTTCTGATGAAATGATGAAGCGTGCCGAGTATGCTAAAGAAATCGGTTCTCCGATCATTATGCATGACTACATTACTGGTGGTTGGTCTGCTAACACGCAGCTAGCACAATGGTGTCAAGACAACGGTATGTTATTACACATTCACCGTGCAATGCATGCGGTATTAGACCGTAACCCGCATCACGGTATCCATTTCCGCGTATTGACTAAGATCTTGCGTTTATCTGGTGGTGATCATTTACACTCAGGTACTGTTGTAGGTAAGCTTGAAGGTGACCGTGAGGCTACTTTAGGTTGGATCGACATTATGCGTGATTCATACATTAAAGAAGATCGTTCACGCGGTATCTTCTTTGACCAAGATTGGGGCGCAATGCCGGGTGTAATCCCAGTAGCTTCTGGTGGTATTCACGTATGGCACATGCCAGCACTAGTAAACATTTTCGGCGACGATTCTGTATTACAGTTTGGTGGTGGTACATTAGGTCACCCGTGGGGTAACGCAGCTGGTGCAGCAGCAAACCGTGTAGCGGTTGAAGCTTGTACTGAAGCTCGTAACCAGGGTCGTGAGTTAGAGAAAGAAGGTAAAGACATCCTTACTACTGCAGCTAAGCACAGTCCTGAACTTGCTATCGCAATGGAAACTTGGAAAGAAATCAAGTTTGAATTCGATACAGTTGACAAGATTGACGCAGCACATAAGTAA
- a CDS encoding ribulose bisphosphate carboxylase small subunit, giving the protein MQDYQSSLGNTDSRKFETFSYLPTMNAEQTRQQVQYIIDQGWNPSIEHTEPQHAAGSYWYMWKLPMFGETDVDAILQEIENCHAAHPDNHVRLLGLDNFAQCAGASMVIYRGKTV; this is encoded by the coding sequence ATGCAAGATTATCAATCAAGTTTAGGTAACACTGACAGTCGTAAATTTGAGACTTTCTCATACTTACCTACAATGAACGCTGAGCAAACTCGTCAACAAGTTCAATACATTATTGATCAAGGTTGGAACCCGAGTATTGAGCACACTGAGCCACAGCATGCTGCTGGTTCGTACTGGTACATGTGGAAACTGCCAATGTTTGGTGAAACAGACGTTGACGCGATTCTTCAAGAAATTGAAAATTGTCATGCTGCACATCCGGACAACCATGTTCGTTTGTTAGGTCTAGACAACTTCGCACAATGTGCTGGCGCTTCAATGGTTATCTACCGTGGTAAAACGGTTTAA
- a CDS encoding CbbQ/NirQ/NorQ/GpvN family protein, translating to MSEIKVDPKQYIVKDEPYYEAVNDEIELYQSAYDVRMPMMIKGPTGCGKSRFVEHMAWKLGKPLISVACNEDMTASDLVGRFLLDKDGTKWQDGPLTTAARIGAICYLDEIVEARQDTTVVIHPLTDHRRELPLDKKGELVKAHPDFQLVISYNPGYQSLMKDLKQSTKQRFGGMDFDYPETELEVAIVTKESGVDQAIAEKLVQIAHRARNLKGHGLDEGISTRLLVYAGQLIAKGVAAEAACSMTMITPLTDDPDMRDTLNAAVQTFLG from the coding sequence ATGTCTGAAATAAAAGTAGATCCAAAACAATATATTGTTAAAGATGAGCCTTACTATGAGGCCGTTAATGATGAGATAGAATTATATCAATCAGCTTACGATGTACGTATGCCAATGATGATTAAAGGTCCAACAGGTTGTGGTAAATCACGTTTTGTTGAGCACATGGCTTGGAAACTTGGAAAGCCACTAATCAGTGTTGCCTGTAACGAAGATATGACTGCCTCTGATTTAGTGGGTCGTTTTTTATTAGACAAAGATGGTACAAAGTGGCAAGATGGACCTCTAACAACCGCTGCTCGTATTGGTGCGATTTGTTACCTAGATGAAATCGTTGAAGCGCGCCAAGACACGACAGTTGTGATTCACCCATTAACGGATCACCGTCGTGAATTACCTCTTGATAAGAAAGGTGAGTTAGTTAAGGCACATCCTGATTTTCAATTAGTTATTTCATATAACCCTGGTTACCAGTCTCTTATGAAAGATCTTAAGCAATCTACTAAACAGCGTTTCGGTGGCATGGATTTTGATTATCCAGAGACTGAATTAGAAGTGGCAATTGTTACTAAAGAGTCTGGTGTTGATCAGGCGATTGCTGAAAAACTAGTGCAAATTGCACATCGTGCTAGAAACTTAAAAGGCCATGGTCTTGATGAAGGTATCTCTACTCGATTATTGGTTTACGCAGGTCAGTTAATTGCTAAAGGTGTTGCTGCTGAAGCAGCTTGTAGCATGACGATGATTACTCCGTTGACAGATGATCCAGATATGCGTGATACACTTAATGCTGCTGTACAAACGTTTTTAGGCTAA
- a CDS encoding nitric oxide reductase activation protein NorD, which yields MSKVVLEDYAEFLEKIAPEVRGVLDATFQDAARVISPAGLKDYLDGAKSLCGLGRGNDLVITYLEVMPQIAKECGEDIIPDCVTAAMKASSLTSGEVISLLISTLPVVSRHLGDAQLVRGYLTMIHQLASTAARGLRPMLLNIDELLSKLTLSGLRRWSQFGAKAYRRDFKNLTSYFSLDSADSRAMLEKERRGVLFVRVQRKLNFYLRALWGRDFFIRPTGADYADFRPYVEDRIIYVPDALDDVEGVEGLEVYRATVAHMAAHMMYTNKSMSAEQLSPAQMFFIGLLEDARVEYKAINDFPGLGKLWRSLMVLEHEEPSEHKTMDILESFALQLLDPEVKGGDEQLNDFAEKFHREIEANQDDNHFAWLMGVELYNIFEGRKEIPSLRILERYRIDYRDDNRIIWHYEDINWDMGIEYMAASQQQVRYEVSPLMMAHEVDCELAGDDAQEVWTCKDNMRFYEDDLTDTARSFNDEWGREPISDPYHYHEWDYQIQLHRPDWATIYERRATKGNPEDIEAILTEHKPIAHRIRQIIDLLSPAGVQRQRGMEDGDEVDINAAIDAMIAIRMGEQPNPRITMRNVLNNRDLSVVVLLDLSESTNEMVGDSDKTILQLTREAATLVSTAIEGIGDPFALHGFASDGRHDVQYFRFKDFNQHFDDEARSRLAGMKGGLSTRMGAALRHAGAHLHKQQEKRKLILLVTDGEPADIDETDPQHLRFDTKKAVEELYSTGVLTYCLTLDPHADAYVKRIFGENNYTVIENVEKLPEQLPLLFASLTA from the coding sequence ATGTCAAAAGTTGTACTTGAAGATTATGCAGAATTTCTAGAAAAAATCGCACCTGAAGTAAGAGGTGTTTTGGATGCAACATTTCAGGATGCTGCTCGTGTAATTTCTCCTGCAGGTTTAAAAGATTATTTAGATGGTGCCAAGTCTTTATGTGGTTTGGGTAGAGGTAATGACCTTGTCATAACTTATTTAGAGGTTATGCCACAAATTGCAAAAGAATGTGGTGAGGATATTATCCCTGATTGTGTTACTGCCGCTATGAAGGCTTCATCTCTAACCTCAGGTGAAGTTATTTCATTGTTGATATCGACACTTCCAGTGGTTTCTAGACACCTGGGTGATGCTCAGTTGGTTCGTGGCTATCTAACGATGATTCATCAGCTTGCCTCTACAGCAGCCCGTGGATTGCGCCCAATGCTACTCAATATCGATGAGTTATTGTCTAAACTAACGTTAAGTGGGTTGCGTCGCTGGTCCCAATTTGGTGCCAAAGCTTACCGTCGTGATTTTAAAAATCTAACCTCTTATTTCTCCCTAGATTCGGCAGATTCTCGTGCCATGCTTGAAAAAGAACGTCGTGGCGTTTTATTTGTTAGAGTTCAGCGAAAGTTAAACTTTTATTTGCGTGCTCTATGGGGGCGTGACTTCTTTATTCGTCCAACGGGCGCTGACTATGCTGATTTTAGACCTTATGTTGAAGATCGGATTATTTATGTGCCAGATGCACTAGATGATGTTGAGGGGGTTGAAGGCTTAGAAGTATATCGTGCAACTGTAGCCCATATGGCTGCACACATGATGTATACCAATAAATCCATGTCAGCAGAGCAGCTTAGCCCTGCGCAAATGTTTTTTATTGGCCTGCTTGAAGATGCCCGTGTTGAGTATAAAGCGATTAATGATTTTCCTGGATTGGGTAAGTTATGGCGTTCGTTAATGGTGTTAGAGCATGAAGAGCCTTCAGAGCACAAAACCATGGATATTTTAGAGAGTTTTGCTTTGCAATTGCTTGATCCAGAGGTTAAGGGAGGTGACGAACAGTTAAACGATTTTGCAGAAAAGTTCCATCGTGAGATTGAAGCCAATCAAGATGATAATCACTTTGCTTGGTTAATGGGTGTTGAACTTTATAATATTTTTGAGGGGCGTAAAGAAATTCCTAGTTTGAGAATTTTAGAACGCTACCGCATTGATTACCGTGATGATAATCGCATTATTTGGCATTACGAAGATATTAACTGGGACATGGGTATTGAATACATGGCTGCCAGTCAACAGCAAGTGCGTTATGAAGTAAGCCCCTTAATGATGGCGCATGAAGTGGATTGTGAATTAGCCGGCGATGATGCTCAAGAAGTTTGGACTTGTAAAGATAATATGCGTTTTTATGAGGATGATTTAACAGATACCGCTAGATCGTTTAATGATGAATGGGGTAGGGAGCCAATTTCAGATCCTTATCATTATCATGAGTGGGATTATCAAATCCAACTTCATCGTCCAGATTGGGCAACAATTTATGAAAGGCGTGCCACCAAAGGAAATCCAGAAGATATTGAGGCGATTTTGACCGAGCATAAGCCAATTGCCCATAGAATTAGGCAAATTATTGACTTACTGTCTCCAGCGGGTGTTCAGCGACAACGCGGCATGGAAGATGGCGATGAAGTGGATATTAATGCAGCTATTGATGCAATGATTGCTATTCGCATGGGCGAGCAGCCTAATCCTCGTATTACCATGCGTAATGTGTTAAATAATCGAGATCTGTCTGTAGTTGTGCTTTTAGATTTATCTGAGTCAACCAATGAAATGGTGGGTGATTCTGATAAGACAATCTTGCAATTAACGCGTGAAGCGGCCACATTAGTTTCAACTGCCATTGAAGGTATTGGCGATCCATTTGCACTTCATGGTTTTGCTTCAGATGGTCGTCACGATGTTCAATATTTCCGTTTTAAAGATTTTAATCAGCATTTTGATGATGAGGCAAGATCCCGTTTAGCAGGCATGAAGGGTGGTTTGTCTACTCGAATGGGTGCGGCGCTAAGGCATGCAGGCGCGCATTTGCATAAACAACAAGAAAAGCGTAAGCTGATTTTGTTAGTCACTGATGGTGAGCCGGCAGATATCGATGAGACAGATCCGCAACACTTACGTTTTGATACTAAAAAAGCAGTTGAAGAATTATATTCAACTGGTGTTTTAACATACTGTCTAACGCTTGATCCACATGCAGATGCTTATGTGAAGCGAATTTTTGGTGAAAATAATTATACGGTTATTGAAAATGTTGAAAAATTGCCTGAACAGTTGCCGTTACTATTTGCCAGTTTAACTGCTTAG
- a CDS encoding tetratricopeptide repeat protein: MSDENKPLIFEVSQNNFEDLVVHNSSHLPVLVEFMGIWSEPCIKTEYILSDLAKEFPGGFVFAKVDIDEQEELKQQFSITNIPTLAVFKDGKEVQREEGELQQEELRILLKHYGVFRKSDELRDQARTKHMAGDTQSAIMLLTQAISSDPSNTRIALDMVQIFLDINELEQAQALFDKLPESVKTKDMGLSISTQINFIRLAQNTSGIDSLKVQILSTPNDYQVRFDLAVCLFAQHEIKEGMEMLFFIQENEPSFKEGAAREMIGMICNMLANTNPEESGAYRQRLANLISE; the protein is encoded by the coding sequence GTGAGTGATGAAAATAAACCCCTAATTTTTGAAGTTAGTCAAAATAATTTTGAAGATCTTGTTGTGCATAATTCATCGCACTTACCGGTTTTAGTTGAATTTATGGGAATTTGGTCTGAGCCATGTATTAAGACTGAATACATTTTGTCAGACCTTGCTAAAGAATTCCCTGGCGGCTTTGTTTTTGCTAAAGTTGATATTGATGAGCAAGAGGAATTGAAACAGCAATTTTCAATTACCAACATACCTACCTTGGCAGTATTCAAGGATGGTAAAGAGGTTCAGCGTGAAGAGGGTGAATTACAGCAAGAAGAGCTACGTATCTTGTTGAAACATTATGGGGTTTTTCGAAAGTCTGATGAATTGCGCGACCAAGCCAGAACTAAGCATATGGCAGGCGATACCCAGTCTGCAATTATGCTACTAACTCAAGCCATTTCATCTGATCCAAGTAATACCCGTATTGCTTTGGATATGGTGCAAATTTTCTTGGATATTAATGAACTGGAGCAAGCGCAAGCATTATTTGATAAATTACCTGAATCCGTTAAAACAAAGGATATGGGCTTGTCAATTTCAACTCAGATTAATTTCATTAGGCTTGCTCAAAATACATCAGGCATTGACTCTCTGAAAGTGCAAATTTTAAGTACCCCGAATGACTACCAGGTTCGTTTTGATTTGGCAGTTTGTTTATTTGCTCAACATGAGATTAAAGAGGGCATGGAGATGCTATTCTTTATCCAAGAAAATGAACCAAGCTTTAAAGAGGGTGCTGCCAGAGAAATGATCGGTATGATCTGTAACATGCTGGCTAATACCAACCCTGAAGAAAGTGGCGCATACCGCCAGCGCTTAGCTAATTTAATTAGCGAATAG
- the mog gene encoding molybdopterin adenylyltransferase, producing the protein MNNTKIKIGFITISDRAARGEYEDIGGPAMQEWIKSAVLSPYEIDNIIIEDEQSLIEQTIIDFADNKNCNLILTTGGTGPTTRDVTPEATHTVCERIFDGFAEQMRAVSLKTVPTAILSRQTAGTRGKSLIINLPGKPAAIAVCLGAVFLAVPKCLELLDGSNIQIDLDFVEQEF; encoded by the coding sequence ATGAATAACACAAAGATAAAAATTGGATTTATTACGATTTCAGATCGAGCTGCCCGTGGCGAATACGAGGATATTGGCGGTCCAGCCATGCAAGAGTGGATTAAAAGTGCAGTCTTGTCGCCTTATGAAATAGACAATATTATTATTGAGGATGAGCAATCACTCATTGAACAAACCATAATTGACTTTGCTGACAATAAAAATTGTAATTTAATCCTAACAACGGGTGGCACTGGACCAACCACGCGCGATGTTACCCCTGAGGCGACACACACTGTCTGTGAGCGTATTTTTGATGGGTTTGCTGAACAAATGCGTGCAGTTAGTTTAAAAACTGTACCAACCGCAATACTCTCGCGTCAGACTGCTGGTACACGTGGTAAAAGTTTAATCATTAACCTGCCTGGCAAGCCAGCTGCTATTGCAGTATGTTTGGGCGCGGTATTCTTAGCCGTGCCAAAATGTTTAGAGCTTTTGGATGGCTCTAATATTCAAATTGATTTGGATTTTGTTGAACAGGAATTTTAA
- a CDS encoding MFS transporter, translated as MGLSMIKSHGAQANSVLAANTIAFTACFAVWVMFSIIGIPIKELLELSETQFGLLVATPILTGSLFRLPVGMLTDKIGGRVVYLVLMLAMIIPLWFIGNATEYWQFLVLGLFVGIAGASFSVGIAYTAKWFDKDHQGFAMGIFGAGNAGAALTKFIAPSLVIAYGWQAVPKIYAVAMVIVIIGYWMFTYEDPAHHTAKNVSMREQLKALNDPKLWKYMQYYSLVFGGFVALSLWMTKYYINEYGFDLQTAALLAAIFVLPSGVIRALGGWFSDKYGAYKVTWWVMWISLVSLFFMSYPQTAMIIETTHGPEKFDLSLNVWVFTAFLFILGIAWGFGKASVFKFLSDEYPDNIGVVSGIVGLAGGMGGFLLPIMFGALIDYTHVNSVIFMLLYGATAVSLIWMHFTFGKEQKAKNIEQAVQTVNE; from the coding sequence ATGGGTTTATCGATGATTAAAAGCCATGGCGCACAAGCCAACTCTGTTTTAGCGGCAAATACAATTGCATTTACAGCTTGTTTTGCAGTTTGGGTTATGTTTTCAATTATTGGTATTCCAATTAAAGAATTACTTGAATTATCTGAAACACAATTTGGATTATTAGTAGCCACTCCTATTTTAACAGGCTCGTTGTTTAGATTGCCTGTGGGTATGTTGACCGACAAGATTGGTGGTCGAGTTGTTTATCTAGTCCTGATGCTGGCGATGATTATTCCATTATGGTTTATTGGTAATGCTACTGAATACTGGCAATTTTTAGTATTGGGTTTATTTGTTGGTATTGCAGGCGCATCATTCTCAGTTGGTATTGCTTATACTGCCAAATGGTTTGACAAAGATCATCAAGGATTTGCTATGGGTATTTTTGGTGCGGGTAATGCAGGAGCTGCGTTAACTAAGTTTATTGCCCCTTCATTGGTTATTGCGTATGGATGGCAGGCAGTTCCTAAAATTTACGCAGTGGCTATGGTGATTGTGATTATTGGCTACTGGATGTTTACTTATGAAGATCCTGCTCACCATACCGCTAAAAATGTCAGCATGAGAGAGCAGTTAAAAGCCTTGAATGACCCTAAGCTTTGGAAATACATGCAGTACTACTCACTAGTATTTGGCGGGTTTGTTGCCTTATCTTTATGGATGACAAAATACTACATTAACGAATATGGTTTTGATTTACAAACAGCTGCACTATTGGCTGCTATTTTTGTATTGCCTTCTGGTGTGATTCGTGCATTAGGCGGGTGGTTTTCAGATAAATATGGTGCTTACAAAGTCACTTGGTGGGTTATGTGGATTTCTTTGGTTTCGCTATTCTTTATGTCATATCCACAAACTGCAATGATAATCGAAACAACTCACGGACCTGAAAAGTTTGATCTTAGTTTGAACGTTTGGGTGTTTACAGCATTTTTATTTATCCTAGGTATTGCTTGGGGCTTTGGCAAGGCATCAGTATTCAAATTCTTATCAGATGAGTATCCAGATAATATCGGTGTGGTTTCAGGCATTGTAGGTCTAGCAGGTGGTATGGGTGGATTCTTGTTGCCAATCATGTTTGGCGCATTGATTGACTACACACATGTTAATTCTGTGATTTTTATGTTGCTATATGGTGCAACAGCAGTATCACTAATCTGGATGCACTTTACATTTGGTAAAGAACAAAAAGCAAAGAATATTGAACAAGCAGTTCAAACAGTAAACGAATAA